A region of Thermovibrio ammonificans HB-1 DNA encodes the following proteins:
- a CDS encoding phasin family protein, producing MLKPSEFVKKVALLQIGAIALVSEKVEKLIEELEEKGKLTEEEGKKLLEQFKESLEKQKELIAKEVAKALKELNVVTREEFEELKLRLEKLESELKELKEKLSKGTD from the coding sequence ATGTTAAAGCCTTCCGAGTTTGTTAAGAAGGTTGCACTGCTCCAGATTGGAGCCATAGCCCTCGTTTCGGAAAAGGTCGAGAAGCTCATAGAGGAGCTTGAGGAGAAGGGAAAACTTACGGAGGAAGAGGGGAAGAAGCTCTTGGAGCAGTTTAAGGAGAGCCTCGAAAAGCAGAAGGAGTTAATTGCCAAAGAGGTTGCCAAGGCTTTAAAGGAGCTGAACGTTGTTACGAGGGAGGAGTTTGAGGAGCTGAAGCTCAGGCTTGAGAAGCTTGAGAGCGAGCTGAAAGAGCTGAAGGAGAAGCTCTCTAAGGGAACCGACTGA
- a CDS encoding ABC transporter permease subunit — protein MRVWPVAKLTLLQGVKERFFIGMLVAELLLLAASYYLSQLAPGDSVKVAMDFALSFVTLLVAFFAAAFTTATLFKDLNEKFVYLVLSRPVSRSDYLGGKLLGIFLTLLLFLVISYALTGIAFIVYSWLIPLYTPHPVLLGRLLLFFLELFFMSVLLASFTVFISLLFTSQTLALAVAVLGFFAGLELSAVKEIVNGSPFVSAFNRAVVNAVYYFYPNFSLFDFKSAVVHLGVEVHSPFFLLTALYSLLYSGALFLASTFLFSRREL, from the coding sequence TTGAGGGTTTGGCCTGTTGCGAAGCTGACGCTCCTTCAGGGAGTTAAGGAGCGCTTTTTTATAGGGATGCTCGTTGCCGAGCTTCTGCTCCTTGCGGCGAGCTACTATCTGTCGCAGCTGGCCCCCGGTGACTCTGTAAAGGTTGCGATGGACTTTGCCCTTTCGTTTGTTACTCTGCTCGTTGCTTTTTTTGCGGCTGCGTTTACCACCGCAACGCTCTTTAAAGATTTAAACGAGAAGTTTGTCTACCTCGTTCTCTCAAGGCCCGTTAGCAGGAGCGACTACCTGGGAGGGAAGCTCTTGGGTATCTTTCTCACCCTGCTTCTCTTCCTTGTTATCTCCTACGCCCTTACCGGTATTGCCTTTATTGTTTACAGCTGGCTGATACCGCTCTACACGCCCCACCCTGTTCTCCTGGGAAGGCTCTTGCTTTTTTTCCTGGAGCTCTTTTTTATGTCTGTTCTGCTTGCATCGTTTACGGTTTTCATCTCCCTTCTCTTTACAAGTCAAACCCTCGCCCTTGCAGTTGCCGTTTTGGGCTTTTTTGCGGGGCTTGAGCTATCTGCCGTAAAGGAGATTGTTAACGGCTCCCCCTTTGTTTCTGCCTTTAACAGGGCCGTTGTAAATGCGGTTTACTACTTCTACCCCAACTTCTCCCTGTTCGACTTTAAAAGCGCGGTTGTTCACCTCGGGGTAGAGGTTCACTCTCCCTTCTTCCTTCTCACGGCCCTTTATTCTCTGCTCTACTCGGGAGCCCTTTTCCTTGCCTCTACTTTCCTGTTTTCAAGGAGAGAGCTGTAG
- the gltA gene encoding NADPH-dependent glutamate synthase, with the protein MKKRLDRWMDRMPMPVLPPDVRKRVFNEYVLGYGHTAAKDEAIRCLLCKTPTCMDSCPVNSRIPEWIETIQKENVLEGYKILRDRNPFSSVCGRVCPQERLCESTCILLRRKNGEAVAIGGLERFIADNVRMSGVEWKDEVEPDTGKKVAVIGGGPAGLAAAYFLRKKGHSVTIFEALPYLGGVMRYGIPEPRLPREALDWDINHIINLGVEVKTNCVVGEDITLDQIRKEFDAVFIAVGSGRGKKMNIPGADLKGCYSAIGFLMKVNTGETHPLLAPEKEVELPQDKKVIVVGGGFTAVDCAIVAVRLGNDVEVVYRRTKDSSSAREDEWEMLEEEGVKINWLTQPVEVIGDEEGKVKALKCVKMKLIPQEGRRPKVEPIPGSEFEIPCDVVIFAVGQGDNPTAYKDLEGLKIDKWNNLSTVDEEFRTNVEGVWAGGDVVNGGDLVVTAIKHAKIAAQSIHKYLTTGKWEYKGE; encoded by the coding sequence ATGAAAAAGCGCCTTGACAGGTGGATGGACAGGATGCCCATGCCCGTTCTCCCTCCGGATGTGAGGAAGAGAGTATTTAACGAGTACGTTCTCGGCTACGGACACACGGCGGCAAAAGACGAAGCCATAAGGTGCCTACTGTGCAAAACTCCTACCTGCATGGACTCTTGCCCCGTAAACAGCAGAATCCCCGAGTGGATAGAGACAATCCAGAAGGAGAACGTGTTAGAAGGTTACAAAATCCTGAGGGACAGAAACCCGTTCAGCTCCGTGTGCGGAAGGGTGTGTCCCCAGGAGAGGCTGTGTGAGAGCACCTGTATACTGCTAAGGAGGAAGAACGGAGAGGCCGTTGCAATAGGCGGGCTCGAAAGGTTCATCGCCGATAACGTAAGGATGTCGGGCGTTGAGTGGAAGGATGAAGTTGAGCCCGACACCGGTAAGAAGGTTGCGGTAATCGGCGGCGGGCCGGCAGGACTTGCGGCTGCCTACTTCCTGAGGAAGAAGGGCCACAGCGTTACCATATTTGAAGCTCTCCCCTACCTGGGCGGCGTGATGCGCTACGGAATCCCCGAGCCCCGCCTCCCGAGGGAGGCTCTCGACTGGGACATAAACCACATAATCAACCTCGGCGTTGAGGTTAAAACCAACTGCGTTGTAGGCGAGGACATCACCCTCGACCAGATAAGGAAAGAGTTCGACGCGGTCTTTATAGCGGTAGGCTCCGGAAGGGGTAAGAAGATGAATATTCCCGGAGCCGACCTTAAAGGGTGTTACTCTGCAATTGGATTCCTAATGAAGGTGAACACAGGTGAAACCCACCCGTTACTTGCACCGGAGAAGGAGGTTGAGCTTCCCCAGGATAAGAAAGTGATAGTTGTCGGCGGAGGCTTTACAGCCGTTGACTGCGCAATAGTTGCGGTAAGACTGGGGAACGACGTTGAGGTGGTTTACAGGCGTACAAAGGACTCCTCTTCGGCCCGGGAGGACGAGTGGGAGATGCTGGAAGAGGAGGGCGTAAAGATAAACTGGCTCACCCAGCCGGTAGAGGTGATAGGCGACGAAGAGGGCAAAGTTAAAGCCCTCAAGTGCGTTAAGATGAAGCTCATACCTCAGGAGGGCAGAAGGCCAAAAGTTGAACCCATTCCGGGCTCCGAGTTTGAGATACCGTGCGACGTTGTAATCTTCGCCGTAGGACAAGGCGATAACCCCACCGCCTACAAAGACCTCGAGGGACTCAAGATAGATAAGTGGAACAACCTCTCTACGGTAGATGAGGAGTTCAGAACCAACGTAGAGGGTGTTTGGGCCGGCGGCGACGTGGTAAACGGCGGAGACTTGGTTGTAACGGCCATAAAACACGCCAAAATTGCGGCCCAGTCTATCCACAAGTACCTGACAACCGGCAAGTGGGAGTACAAAGGGGAGTAG
- a CDS encoding RNA methyltransferase, protein MALYAALLHYPVYNKSGKVVATSLTTLDIHDIARAARTYGVKRYFIVQPIENHLWLARKLLSFWQGGHGREYNPKRWEALKLVEAVPYFEDALKRIEELDGVKPKVVVTSAKRYPGAVSYDFLRDRLKTEDLIICFGTGWGLTEEFIKQADYILEPIEGPTDYNHLSVRSAASIIFDRLLGR, encoded by the coding sequence ATGGCCCTTTACGCTGCCCTTCTCCACTACCCGGTCTACAACAAGTCGGGGAAAGTTGTTGCAACTTCCCTGACCACCCTCGATATCCACGACATAGCGAGAGCGGCGAGAACTTACGGGGTAAAGCGCTACTTTATCGTTCAGCCGATAGAGAACCACCTGTGGCTTGCCAGGAAGCTCCTCTCCTTCTGGCAGGGAGGCCACGGCAGAGAGTACAACCCCAAACGGTGGGAGGCCTTAAAGCTTGTAGAGGCCGTTCCCTACTTTGAAGATGCCCTGAAGAGAATAGAAGAGCTCGACGGCGTAAAACCCAAAGTTGTTGTTACCTCTGCCAAGCGTTACCCCGGGGCTGTCTCTTACGACTTCCTGCGGGACAGGCTGAAAACCGAAGACCTGATAATCTGTTTTGGAACCGGTTGGGGACTAACCGAAGAGTTTATAAAACAGGCTGACTACATCCTTGAACCGATAGAGGGGCCTACCGACTACAACCACCTGTCGGTTCGCTCTGCCGCCTCGATAATCTTCGACAGGTTGCTGGGAAGGTAA
- the sfsA gene encoding DNA/RNA nuclease SfsA, whose protein sequence is MRFRSPFKVLDLKEEFGQLTFGTFVERLNRFVVLLLVNGELKKAHLSDTGRLRELLVEGAPLLLAPNPRGKLDYKVVAVKSGGEWVLINTQVHPKIAQGLIEAGCLGFKPKEILREVKRGRSRIDFLIDGDFYLEVKGCNLVKEGVCLFPDAPTERGRKHLEELIRLKREGFRAGVLFLAFRSCFSLRPNAETDSAFAEVFSEAKLSGVDFFAFRLVLKPLSGEVWAVEEIPV, encoded by the coding sequence TTGAGGTTCAGAAGTCCCTTTAAAGTTTTAGACCTAAAAGAGGAGTTTGGACAGCTCACCTTTGGAACTTTTGTTGAGAGGCTCAACCGGTTTGTCGTTCTCCTGCTTGTAAACGGCGAGCTGAAAAAGGCCCACCTTTCCGATACGGGAAGGCTCAGGGAGCTCCTGGTTGAGGGGGCTCCCCTTTTACTTGCACCCAACCCCCGCGGGAAGCTCGATTACAAAGTGGTTGCCGTTAAGAGTGGAGGTGAGTGGGTCCTGATAAATACCCAGGTTCATCCTAAAATCGCCCAAGGTCTAATAGAGGCCGGCTGCCTTGGGTTTAAGCCTAAGGAGATTCTGCGTGAGGTTAAAAGGGGAAGGAGCCGAATAGACTTTCTAATTGACGGGGACTTCTATCTCGAGGTTAAAGGGTGCAACTTGGTAAAAGAGGGGGTATGCCTTTTCCCCGATGCTCCTACCGAGAGGGGCAGGAAGCACCTTGAGGAGCTGATTAGGCTTAAAAGAGAAGGTTTCAGGGCGGGAGTTCTCTTCCTGGCTTTTAGGAGCTGTTTTTCTCTCCGTCCCAATGCCGAGACCGACTCGGCTTTTGCCGAAGTTTTTAGTGAGGCTAAACTCTCAGGAGTGGACTTTTTCGCCTTCCGCCTTGTCCTTAAGCCGTTGAGCGGAGAGGTTTGGGCTGTCGAGGAAATCCCTGTATGA
- a CDS encoding LPS-assembly protein LptD, with the protein MRIGLPTVTLVLAPSVCLAAASQPVEITAQKVWGNANTQVRATGKVTVKFKDVTITGNNALYDREKGILRVWGNVTVTEPPARLKCSNIVYNLKTKKAVLEKVEGWLSSTDRIKAQRVERLNEKEWIAYDGEYTPCSHSCPDWSVTAKEFKVLLGESFQGKWVAFRVKEVPILVSPYLSGPLKRKRSSGLLFPRFGYVNKDGFIYKQPLYIVLGRSADLTVTLEKRTRNGKGLEANFRYVLGKENRGELDYYQIVKKERKDWKLNFSHYYFPSDYLYGSAKASVVSSRNYYTSSTSFNVEEETQLYSKSDVTGSKLWEHAILNVNAVYLRYLNGAADTIYQKLPNVNFYLMDTPIPKTPFTFNLDSEVTYFYRKAGGSSYRLNATPAVRYSRNFGVVKESALLSYLFTSYQHGGSRHLWKFTNSLRTNRFYPLGNYALSVNPELLFTYVESKDQSNLPLFDTTDRIPGEKSLSVSVTNYLYGPKGRVARGSLSTTFNMYSQSWQSVKGDLELSPLKWLSLRETVQFSPQEGRVEFSNTYTSVSLFGVNLWSNYYYQSIPEGLRYLRWGTSVPLGRYLTFSYSQRYDLKLSQDREKEYALTVNRGCWSGVLSYRWLKTYDNTIKYQIMLRINLVKLGSYGYKLSGERNP; encoded by the coding sequence TTGAGGATTGGGCTTCCTACCGTTACGCTCGTCCTTGCTCCTTCTGTGTGCCTTGCGGCGGCGTCTCAGCCGGTAGAAATCACGGCCCAGAAGGTTTGGGGAAACGCAAACACGCAGGTCAGGGCAACCGGGAAGGTAACGGTAAAGTTCAAAGACGTAACCATAACGGGCAACAACGCCCTATACGACAGGGAAAAAGGGATACTGAGGGTTTGGGGAAACGTAACCGTAACGGAACCTCCGGCAAGGCTGAAGTGCTCAAACATCGTCTATAACCTGAAAACCAAGAAGGCCGTTCTTGAGAAGGTTGAAGGGTGGCTCTCGAGCACCGATAGGATTAAAGCCCAGAGGGTAGAGAGGCTCAACGAGAAAGAGTGGATAGCCTACGACGGCGAGTACACCCCTTGCAGCCACTCCTGCCCCGACTGGTCGGTAACGGCCAAGGAGTTTAAGGTTCTGCTGGGGGAGTCGTTTCAGGGGAAGTGGGTTGCATTCAGGGTTAAAGAGGTTCCCATTCTCGTTTCTCCCTACCTGTCGGGACCGTTAAAGAGGAAACGGAGCTCGGGACTGCTCTTTCCCCGCTTCGGCTACGTAAACAAAGACGGGTTTATCTACAAGCAGCCCCTTTACATAGTTTTGGGAAGGAGCGCAGACCTCACGGTTACCCTCGAAAAGCGCACCAGAAACGGCAAAGGCTTAGAGGCCAACTTCCGCTACGTTCTCGGCAAGGAGAACAGAGGAGAGCTCGACTACTACCAGATAGTAAAGAAGGAGCGGAAGGACTGGAAGCTCAACTTCAGCCACTACTACTTCCCATCCGACTACCTCTACGGCAGCGCAAAGGCATCGGTGGTGAGCAGCAGGAACTACTACACGAGCAGCACCTCCTTCAACGTGGAAGAGGAGACCCAGCTCTACTCAAAGTCGGACGTTACGGGCTCGAAGCTCTGGGAGCACGCAATCTTAAACGTTAACGCCGTTTACCTGCGCTACCTGAACGGCGCGGCAGACACCATATACCAGAAGCTCCCAAACGTAAACTTTTACCTTATGGACACCCCTATACCCAAAACCCCCTTCACCTTCAACCTCGACTCAGAGGTAACCTACTTCTACAGAAAAGCCGGCGGCAGCAGCTACAGGCTGAACGCAACGCCGGCGGTCAGGTACTCAAGGAACTTCGGAGTTGTCAAAGAGTCGGCCCTCCTCTCATACCTATTTACAAGCTATCAGCACGGCGGAAGCAGACACCTGTGGAAGTTTACAAACAGCCTCCGGACAAACCGCTTCTACCCGCTGGGAAACTACGCCCTCTCGGTTAACCCGGAGCTTCTGTTCACCTACGTAGAGAGCAAAGACCAAAGCAACCTCCCCCTGTTTGACACAACAGACCGAATTCCGGGTGAAAAGAGCCTCTCCGTTTCCGTAACCAACTACCTGTACGGCCCCAAAGGGAGGGTAGCCAGAGGTTCACTGTCTACCACCTTCAACATGTACAGCCAGAGCTGGCAGAGCGTTAAGGGAGACCTTGAACTCTCTCCGCTGAAGTGGCTCAGCCTCCGGGAAACCGTTCAGTTCAGCCCCCAGGAGGGAAGAGTAGAGTTTAGCAACACCTACACCTCTGTAAGCCTTTTCGGAGTTAACCTGTGGAGCAACTACTACTATCAGTCGATTCCGGAGGGGCTCAGGTACTTAAGGTGGGGAACTTCCGTTCCGCTGGGCAGGTACCTAACGTTCAGCTACTCCCAGCGTTACGACCTTAAACTCTCCCAAGATAGAGAAAAGGAGTACGCCCTAACCGTGAACAGGGGTTGCTGGAGCGGCGTTCTCTCCTACAGGTGGCTGAAAACCTACGACAACACGATTAAGTACCAGATAATGCTGAGAATAAACCTGGTGAAGCTGGGAAGCTACGGATACAAACTCAGCGGCGAGAGGAATCCTTAA
- the cobC gene encoding alpha-ribazole phosphatase, with protein sequence MPRIILVRHGKTVWNAEGRYQGKMDIPLNEEGKEQARRVGEALKGFPVKAVYSSPLSRCRDTAAEIAKHHNLEVQVKEGFKEIDHGEWEGLLASEVEKKYPELLKLWRTRPAEVKMPGGESLRDVYDRAVKAFNEVVSSHSDEDLIVIVGHDATNKVLMCHLLGVDLNKFWAFKQANCGITVLEYSPETGNVVVHVANATGHLGKDIDFEVQKSL encoded by the coding sequence ATGCCCAGGATAATACTCGTTCGCCACGGAAAAACCGTATGGAACGCCGAGGGGCGTTACCAGGGAAAGATGGATATCCCCCTGAACGAGGAGGGTAAAGAGCAGGCGAGAAGAGTGGGCGAGGCCCTGAAAGGATTCCCCGTAAAGGCCGTTTACTCGAGTCCCCTTTCCCGCTGCCGCGATACCGCTGCAGAGATTGCCAAACACCACAACCTTGAAGTTCAGGTAAAGGAAGGGTTTAAGGAGATAGACCACGGCGAGTGGGAAGGTCTGCTTGCCTCCGAGGTAGAGAAGAAGTACCCGGAACTTCTTAAACTTTGGCGCACAAGGCCGGCAGAGGTTAAAATGCCCGGAGGGGAGAGCCTTCGGGACGTTTACGACAGGGCCGTTAAGGCTTTTAACGAGGTTGTCTCTTCCCACTCCGACGAAGACCTGATTGTAATAGTGGGGCACGACGCCACAAATAAGGTTCTCATGTGCCACCTCCTCGGGGTAGACCTTAATAAGTTCTGGGCCTTTAAACAGGCAAACTGCGGAATTACGGTTCTTGAGTACAGCCCCGAAACCGGAAACGTTGTGGTTCACGTTGCGAACGCAACCGGCCATTTGGGGAAGGACATAGACTTTGAGGTTCAGAAGTCCCTTTAA
- a CDS encoding NifB/NifX family molybdenum-iron cluster-binding protein: protein MKVAAPVLETEVKGKRLINAHFGKSSLFAVVDTDSNAVEIVENPGLHVQRGRGIYIAQMFKEKGVEAVLVKEMGPGAFDKIRNGLGIKVYLVPEEVKFLDEALELFKKGELPELTEPNEEEHR, encoded by the coding sequence ATGAAAGTGGCAGCTCCCGTACTGGAAACAGAGGTAAAGGGAAAAAGGCTTATTAACGCTCACTTCGGCAAATCGAGCCTGTTTGCCGTTGTCGATACCGACTCCAACGCCGTTGAAATCGTTGAAAACCCCGGCCTTCACGTTCAGAGGGGAAGGGGAATCTACATAGCCCAAATGTTCAAGGAAAAGGGAGTAGAAGCCGTCCTTGTAAAGGAGATGGGTCCGGGAGCATTCGACAAAATAAGAAACGGCTTGGGTATAAAGGTCTACCTCGTACCGGAAGAGGTTAAGTTCTTAGACGAAGCATTAGAGCTATTTAAGAAAGGAGAGCTTCCGGAGCTCACCGAGCCCAACGAGGAGGAGCACAGATGA
- a CDS encoding DUF1847 domain-containing protein — protein sequence MKCHNCNSPDCYRGGKVCAPGGEELLRSLTPAEEQMLKVASDVEREFYCKLTRVEELIEFSRRMGFKKIGVAFCIGLFEETRVLVEYLEKAGFSVFSAACKVGAVDKSLLKIEKMRPDSLEATCNPVLQAQALNRAGTELNVIVGLCIGHDIIFQNHSKAPTTTLIVKDRVLAHNPAGAIYSNYYKRRLGG from the coding sequence ATGAAGTGCCACAACTGCAACTCCCCCGACTGTTACAGGGGAGGCAAAGTGTGTGCCCCCGGAGGCGAAGAGCTCCTCAGGAGCTTAACTCCCGCCGAGGAGCAGATGCTCAAAGTGGCATCAGACGTTGAGCGGGAATTCTACTGCAAACTTACACGTGTTGAAGAGCTCATAGAGTTCTCACGGCGAATGGGGTTTAAAAAAATCGGCGTGGCCTTCTGCATAGGGCTCTTTGAAGAGACCAGAGTGCTGGTAGAATACCTGGAAAAGGCCGGGTTCAGCGTTTTTTCTGCAGCCTGCAAAGTTGGAGCCGTAGATAAATCCCTCCTAAAAATCGAGAAGATGAGACCCGACTCCTTAGAAGCCACGTGCAACCCGGTGCTTCAGGCCCAGGCTCTAAACAGAGCAGGAACGGAGCTGAACGTGATAGTCGGGCTCTGCATAGGTCACGACATCATCTTCCAGAACCACTCCAAGGCACCCACAACAACGCTGATAGTTAAAGACAGGGTCCTTGCCCACAACCCGGCGGGAGCCATATACAGCAACTACTACAAGAGGAGACTCGGAGGTTAA
- a CDS encoding ABC1 kinase family protein: MGSFKRLWQVIAFTYLCAFEHVSSLVGEPLAKAVALLLFYPYRELLNLPQPVRVRVAFERLGGAFVKVGQLLSTRVDILPPEFIKELEKLQDRVPPQPLEELLSAYPELKGVFRRIDPEPIGSGSVAQVHRAVLKNGKEVAVKIIRPQAEKLIKQDVAILRRSVSFLTLFVPFFKEFRLPQIVSEIERMLLSELDLSAEAAYMELFRKFSAEEPSLFVPGVIWELSGRRILVTEFVKGKKLTEFTGAGLTGKEREELARRFVNIVHRTIFELGVFHGDLHPGNVFLLDDGRIALVDFGIVGRLSPDTLNQFFLFSVGVMNRDPDLIVAALRRIGALPDKVNERLLKREILVFLDKYYNKPLSQIDAEKLFYEELATARRFKIVLPEELVVLMKTIAHTESIARLIYPDFRLPPLLKPYLMKVAPCFAVSMVKREGMNLLFSYGELVRELPSLLKEVEKEPEQTTFSIFWGFALLGFSLVLVFTPKLVAVYLPALFLSYKMAKRAVPVTRK, translated from the coding sequence ATGGGGAGCTTCAAGCGCCTCTGGCAGGTTATCGCTTTCACCTACCTTTGCGCCTTCGAGCACGTCTCCTCCCTGGTGGGAGAGCCCCTCGCAAAGGCCGTTGCCCTCCTGCTCTTCTACCCTTACAGGGAGCTTTTGAACCTCCCTCAGCCCGTAAGGGTAAGGGTCGCCTTTGAGCGTTTAGGTGGGGCCTTCGTTAAGGTGGGGCAACTCCTGTCCACCAGGGTAGACATACTGCCTCCCGAGTTCATAAAGGAGCTTGAGAAGCTCCAGGACAGAGTTCCGCCCCAGCCCCTCGAGGAGCTCCTCTCTGCCTATCCCGAGCTTAAAGGGGTTTTTCGCCGAATAGACCCTGAGCCGATAGGTTCGGGCTCGGTTGCCCAGGTTCACAGGGCCGTTCTTAAAAACGGCAAGGAAGTGGCGGTTAAGATTATCCGGCCCCAGGCAGAGAAGCTGATAAAACAAGACGTTGCAATTCTCAGGCGGAGCGTCTCGTTCCTTACCCTCTTTGTCCCGTTCTTCAAGGAGTTCAGGCTGCCGCAGATAGTCTCCGAGATAGAGAGGATGCTCCTTTCGGAGCTCGACCTCTCTGCAGAGGCCGCCTATATGGAGCTTTTCAGGAAATTCTCGGCCGAAGAACCCTCCCTGTTTGTCCCCGGGGTTATCTGGGAGCTCTCTGGTAGGAGGATTCTCGTTACCGAGTTTGTTAAGGGGAAGAAGCTGACAGAGTTCACCGGGGCGGGCCTCACCGGTAAAGAGAGGGAGGAGCTTGCAAGGCGTTTTGTTAACATCGTTCACAGGACGATTTTCGAGCTCGGGGTTTTCCATGGAGACCTCCACCCGGGCAACGTCTTCCTCCTCGACGACGGCCGGATAGCCCTCGTCGACTTCGGCATAGTCGGCAGGCTCTCCCCCGACACCTTGAACCAGTTCTTCCTCTTTTCCGTGGGAGTTATGAACCGCGACCCCGATCTCATAGTTGCTGCCCTGAGGAGAATAGGGGCCCTTCCCGACAAAGTGAACGAGCGGCTCTTGAAGCGTGAAATTCTGGTGTTTCTGGATAAGTACTACAACAAGCCCCTCTCCCAGATAGACGCCGAGAAGCTCTTCTACGAGGAGCTTGCAACCGCCAGGCGGTTCAAAATAGTTCTGCCGGAAGAGCTTGTAGTCCTTATGAAAACCATCGCCCATACCGAATCGATAGCCCGCCTAATCTATCCCGACTTCAGGCTGCCTCCCCTTCTCAAGCCCTACCTTATGAAGGTGGCTCCCTGCTTTGCCGTCTCTATGGTGAAGCGGGAGGGGATGAACCTGCTCTTCTCCTACGGGGAGCTTGTAAGGGAGCTACCCTCCCTCTTAAAAGAGGTGGAGAAGGAGCCCGAGCAGACCACCTTCTCGATTTTTTGGGGTTTTGCCCTTTTGGGCTTCTCCCTGGTTCTCGTTTTTACTCCGAAGCTGGTTGCCGTTTACCTGCCGGCCCTTTTCCTCTCTTACAAAATGGCCAAGAGGGCCGTCCCCGTTACGAGAAAGTAA